The proteins below come from a single Pieris brassicae chromosome 1, ilPieBrab1.1, whole genome shotgun sequence genomic window:
- the LOC123709250 gene encoding vam6/Vps39-like protein, whose product MHEAYEVTHLLNASVQIETIAAYDGNLLLGTRQGHLLMYSLLMNKDTQKYELKMIRYCKNFSKKPIQQIEVIAEDRLLLCLTDNVLSSYDMNGLNFPLVKTFADTKGASLFALDNKSATSMTGESNTIVHLCVAVRRKLQLYYGKNGEFKKHIFDFTIPDVPKVMALGQQYLCVGFKGEYTFFDLSSHNSTDLFPPSSSKSLDPTIAKYSETSFLLGRDNTSVLVEEAKKKSSEIKKTMKRIDDPTISKYSESSFLLGRDNTSGEVEEAKQETVEIKKTIKWTDAPLAVVWDEPFILGLLQDTVVVQTVEPPLFIQTFVELNKARLMYRCKRGLIFVSSVGQVWCLTSVDITKQRKQLLKDKHFQIAIDLMKLSDNSPEEKKQTIDSIQMLHALDLFDSKQYSQSMKEFIKLKTDPAEVIKLIPELDNKFEGKENVLKGKDLENALNALIEYLVELRFQIGTNTEGSSKSESNQRNVAQQLELIDTTLLKCYLQTNDAFVAPLLRLNNCRLEEAEKTLHQHGKHSELIILYQTKGQHTKALQLLREQASQPDSSLKGYHRTKNYLQHLGAEHMNLIFKFSDWILKEHPEEGLKIFTEDIVEVENLPRPKVLDFLLREHDTLVIPYLEHVIHTWNDTHDLFHDALINMYREKITDKKANCTEEELQHIKSKLVAFLEKSSHYTPERVILHFPNDTLFEERAVILGKLGRHEQALAIYVQILGDVDRAIRYCDNVWTRNDKTVDVYVTLMRILVNPEQNNSLTGPLATVPRHPKASTPDLETALSILEKHADKISPIKALSVLPDSVPLARLSSFLESALQTQLTMKRRTQVLKGLLYAEHTQVQEMKQFHESKSIVINDYNVCPVCKKRFGNQSAFVRYPSGDIVHYSCKLDK is encoded by the exons atgcacGAAGCTTACGAAGTTACACATTTACTGAATGCATCAGTGCAAATAGAAACAATAGCTGCTTATG aTGGTAACCTGTTGCTGGGAACACGGCAAGGACATCTGTTAatgtattcattattaatgAACAAAGATACGCAAAAGTATGAATTGAAAATGATtagatattgtaaaaactttaGTAAGAAACCAATACAACAAATTGAAGTTATTGCAG aGGATAGATTACTATTATGTCTCACAGATAATGTGCTTTCATCGTATGATATGAATGGCCTCAACTTTCCTTTGGTGAAGACATTTGCAGATACGAAAGGTGCATCTCTGTTTGCCCTAGACAATAAG tcaGCTACATCAATGACTGGTGAATCAAACACAATAGTACATTTATGTGTAGCTGTAAGAAGAAAATTGCAACtatattatggtaaaaatggagagtttaaaaaacatatatttgacTTCACAATACCTGATGTACCAAAGGTGATGGCTTTAGGTCAACAATATCTTTGTGTTGGGTTCAAAGGcgaatatactttttttgat TTATCATCACATAATTCAACGGACTTATTCCCTCCAAGTAGTTCAAAATCCTTGGACCCAACAATAGCTAAATATTCAGAAACATCCTTTCTACTTGGCCGAGATAACACTTCAGTTTTAGTGGAAGAAGCTAAAAAGAAGTCttctgaaattaaaaagacaATGAAAAGGATTGATGATCCAACAATCTCGAAATATTCAGAGTCATCGTTCCTACTTGGTCGAGATAACACTTCGGGTGAAGTGGAAGAAGCGAAACAAGAGACagttgaaattaaaaagacaataaaatgGACTGATGCACCGCTCGCAGttg TTTGGGATGAACCCTTCATTCTGGGTTTGCTACAAGACACCGTTGTAGTGCAAACAGTTGAACCGCCTCTCTTCATACAAACATTTGTTGAATTGAATAAAGCAAGACTTATGTACAG atgTAAGCGTGGTCTGATATTTGTTTCATCTGTGGGTCAAGTTTGGTGTCTCACTTCTGTAGATATCACGAAGCAAAGAAAACAGTTGCTGAAAGACAAGCACTTTCAAATTGCGATAGATTTAATG AAACTATCAGATAATTCGCCAGAAGAAAAGAAGCAAACAATTGATTCTATACAAATGCTGCACGCACTCGACCTATTTGATAGCAAACAATATTCGCAATCTATGAAAGAATTCATCAAACTGAAAACGGATCCAGCTGAAGTCATAAAACTTATTCCAGAGTTGGACAATAAGTTTGAGggaaaagaaaatgtattaaaagggAAAGATTTAGAGAACGCCCTAAACGCTTTGATAGAGTATTTGGTGGAACTGAGATTTCAAATTGGGACGAATACGGAAGGTTCCAGTAAGAGTGAATCTAATCAGCGGAATGTGGCCCAACAGTTGGAGTTGATCGATACAACTCTGCTTAAATGCTATTTAcag ACGAACGACGCATTTGTGGCTCCTCTCCTCCGTCTGAACAATTGCAGATTAGAGGAAGCCGAGAAGACGTTACACCAACACGGAAAACACAGCGAGCTGATCATCCTCTATCAGACAAAGGGACAGCACACAAAGGCACTGCAGTTGTTGAGAGAGCAGGCATCACAACCAGATTCAAGTCTTAAGGGATATCACAGGACCAAGAACTACTTACAACACTTAG GCGCGGAACACATGAACCTTATATTCAAATTCTCTGATTGGATATTAAAAGAACATCCCGAGGAagggttaaaaatatttaccgaaGACATAGTAGAAGTAGAAAACCTACCTAGGCCAAAGGTCCTAGATTTTCTACTACGAGAACACGACACTTTGGTGATACCCTACCTCGAACACGTTATACACACATGGAATGACACACACGATCTGTTTCACGATGCCctcataaatatgtatagaGAAAAAATCACTGATAAAAAAGCGAATTGTACTGAAGAGGAATTGCAGCATATTAAGTCGAAATTGGTGGCGTTTTTGGAGAAATCGAGTCATTATACACCGGAAAGGGTGATTTTACATTTCCCAAATGATACGCTATTTGAAGAGCGTGCGGTCATTTTGGGCAAGTTGGGCAGGCATGAGCAGGCCTTGGCTATTTATGTGCAGATTCTCG GTGACGTAGACAGGGCAATACGTTACTGTGACAACGTATGGACACGTAACGATAAAACAGTAGACGTATACGTAACATTAATGCGTATTCTTGTGAACCCTGAACAGAACAATTCATTAACTGGACCCTTAGCCACTGTACCGAGACACCCGAAGGCCTCCACGCCCGATCTTGAGACGGCTCTAAGTATTTTGGAAAAGCATGCGGATAAAATATCACCTATTAAG gCCCTATCAGTACTACCAGATAGCGTCCCGTTGGCCCGTCTCAGTAGTTTCTTGGAGAGTGCCCTTCAAACACAACTCACCATGAAGCGACGAACACAAGTATTAAAAGGATTGTTGTACGCCGAACACACAcag gtACAAGAGATGAAACAGTTCCATGAATCGAAAAGCATAGTTATAAACGACTATAACGTGTGTCCCGTTTGCAAGAAACGATTTGGGAACCAAAGCGCCTTCGTTCGGTATCCCTCGGGGGATATTGTCCACTATTCCTGTAAATTGGATAAATAA